A DNA window from Actinomadura coerulea contains the following coding sequences:
- the ilvN gene encoding acetolactate synthase small subunit gives MSLHTLSVLVENKPGILARVAALFSRRGFNIESLAVGTTEHPEISRMTIVVNVAELPLEQVTKQLNKLINVLKIVELDSSASVQRELVLVKVRADAETRSQVLETVTLFRAKVVDVAPDAVTIEATGNRDKLDAFIRILEPFGIKELVQSGMVAIGRGARSITDRSLRSIERSA, from the coding sequence ATGAGCCTTCACACCCTCTCGGTGCTGGTGGAGAACAAGCCCGGCATCCTGGCCCGGGTGGCGGCGCTGTTCTCCCGGCGCGGCTTCAACATCGAGTCCCTGGCGGTCGGCACCACCGAGCATCCGGAGATCTCCCGGATGACGATCGTGGTGAACGTCGCCGAGCTGCCGCTGGAGCAGGTCACCAAGCAGCTGAACAAGCTGATCAACGTGCTGAAGATCGTCGAGCTGGATTCCTCGGCGTCCGTCCAGCGCGAGCTCGTGCTGGTCAAGGTGCGCGCCGACGCCGAGACCCGCTCGCAGGTCCTGGAGACCGTGACGCTGTTCCGCGCCAAGGTCGTCGACGTCGCGCCCGACGCCGTCACGATCGAGGCGACCGGCAACCGCGACAAGCTGGACGCGTTCATCAGGATCCTGGAGCCGTTCGGCATCAAGGAGCTGGTGCAGTCGGGCATGGTGGCCATCGGCCGCGGCGCCCGTTCCATCACCGACCGCTCGCTGCGGTCCATCGAGCGCAGCGCCTGA
- a CDS encoding acetolactate synthase large subunit gives MVGAQADQAFRPARLPSTAPRRRGFFVARRAKTHSPRNRRIMTIEQMTGAQALVRALENVGVDTVFGIPGGAILPAYDPLFDSKKLRHILVRHEQGAGHAAQGYAMVTGKVGVCMATSGPGATNLVTAISDAYMDSVPIVAITGQVASSLIGTDGFQEADIAGITMPITKHNFLVTQPEDIGRTIAEAFHIAGTGRPGPVLVDIAKDALQATVGFEWPVALQLPGYRPVTRPHSKQVREAARLIVQARRPVLYVGGGVLKAGASAELKVLAELTGAPVVTTLMAKGALPDSHPLNMGMPGMHGAVGAVGALQRADLLIALGARFDDRVTGKLDGFAPHAKVVHADIDPAEISKNRHADVPIVGDAREVIADLIVALQNEHEAGRKGDYGDWWRQLDAWRETYPLGYDTPDDGSLSPQYVIERIGKIAGPDAYYVAGVGQHQMWAAQFIKYERPGAFLNSGGAGTMGYSVPAAMGAKVGAPDTTVWAIDGDGCFQMTNQELATCAIEGIPVKVAVINNGNLGMVRQWQTLFYEGRYSNTGLQPPAKHSAKRIPDFVKLAEAYGCVGLRCEKAEDVDEVIAKAMEINDAPVVIDFVVHQDAMVWPMVAAGTANDDIKIARDMAPDWENGD, from the coding sequence TTGGTCGGCGCGCAGGCTGACCAAGCTTTCCGTCCTGCGCGCCTCCCCTCGACCGCCCCACGGCGGCGGGGGTTTTTTGTTGCCCGGCGAGCCAAGACTCACTCCCCAAGGAACCGCAGAATCATGACGATCGAACAGATGACGGGAGCCCAGGCGCTGGTCCGCGCCCTGGAGAACGTCGGCGTCGACACCGTGTTCGGCATTCCGGGTGGCGCGATCCTCCCGGCGTACGACCCGCTGTTCGACTCCAAGAAGCTGCGCCACATCCTCGTCCGGCACGAGCAGGGCGCCGGCCACGCCGCCCAGGGCTACGCGATGGTGACCGGCAAGGTGGGCGTCTGCATGGCCACCAGCGGGCCGGGCGCGACCAACCTCGTCACGGCGATCTCCGACGCCTACATGGACTCGGTGCCGATCGTGGCGATCACGGGCCAGGTCGCGTCGTCCCTGATCGGCACCGACGGCTTCCAGGAGGCCGACATCGCCGGCATCACGATGCCGATCACCAAGCACAACTTCCTGGTCACCCAGCCCGAGGACATCGGCCGCACCATCGCCGAGGCGTTCCACATCGCGGGCACCGGGCGCCCCGGCCCCGTCCTGGTGGACATCGCCAAGGACGCCCTCCAGGCCACGGTCGGGTTCGAGTGGCCCGTCGCGCTCCAGCTGCCCGGGTACCGGCCCGTCACCCGGCCGCACTCCAAGCAGGTCCGCGAGGCGGCACGGCTGATCGTCCAGGCGCGGCGGCCGGTGCTGTACGTCGGCGGCGGGGTGCTGAAGGCGGGCGCGTCCGCCGAGCTGAAGGTCCTCGCCGAGCTGACCGGCGCACCGGTCGTCACCACGCTGATGGCCAAGGGCGCGCTGCCCGACAGCCACCCGCTGAACATGGGCATGCCGGGCATGCACGGGGCGGTCGGCGCGGTCGGCGCCCTGCAGCGCGCCGACCTGCTCATCGCGCTCGGCGCCCGGTTCGACGACCGCGTCACCGGGAAGCTGGACGGGTTCGCGCCGCACGCCAAGGTCGTGCACGCCGACATCGACCCGGCGGAGATCTCCAAGAACCGGCACGCCGACGTCCCGATCGTCGGGGACGCCCGCGAGGTGATCGCCGACCTGATCGTCGCCCTGCAGAACGAGCACGAGGCGGGCCGCAAGGGCGACTACGGCGACTGGTGGCGCCAGCTGGACGCCTGGCGCGAGACGTACCCGCTGGGCTACGACACTCCGGACGACGGCTCGCTGTCGCCGCAGTACGTCATCGAGCGGATCGGGAAGATCGCCGGGCCGGACGCGTACTACGTCGCGGGCGTCGGGCAGCACCAGATGTGGGCCGCGCAGTTCATCAAGTACGAGCGGCCGGGCGCGTTCCTGAACTCCGGGGGCGCCGGGACGATGGGATACTCCGTCCCGGCGGCGATGGGCGCCAAGGTCGGCGCGCCGGACACCACGGTCTGGGCGATCGACGGCGACGGCTGCTTCCAGATGACCAACCAGGAGCTCGCGACCTGCGCGATCGAGGGCATCCCGGTCAAGGTCGCCGTGATCAACAACGGTAACCTCGGGATGGTCCGGCAGTGGCAGACGCTCTTCTACGAGGGCCGCTACTCCAACACGGGCCTCCAGCCCCCGGCCAAGCACTCGGCCAAGCGGATCCCCGACTTCGTCAAGCTCGCCGAGGCGTACGGCTGCGTCGGCCTGCGCTGCGAGAAGGCCGAGGACGTCGACGAGGTCATCGCCAAGGCCATGGAGATCAACGACGCTCCCGTCGTGATCGACTTCGTCGTCCACCAGGACGCCATGGTGTGGCCGATGGTCGCGGCCGGCACCGCCAACGACGACATCAAGATCGCCCGGGACATGGCGCCCGACTGGGAGAACGGAGACTGA
- a CDS encoding putative bifunctional diguanylate cyclase/phosphodiesterase → MSGDYARRVPPRALPVALAAIVGVLYATGSLLGWGGRAFIAWTEAGAAGAAAISLLLSSRRPDGPSADPAGAPGGIWRASWRWYGIAAASWFVGAVGGALAYGSGRSALSLSVPDLFYLVALVALVIGLVAPIRLPRDAGTWLRYAADTYVCACALFVLGWVALFGNLYHRSGESPPEFLLELLYPLIDIVFVCGALPFVLGAARGHRRLAWMGYGALAAIAAADIVTTFVRLDGGGSAEDPSDILRLAGLLLLLLVPWTGPAAEPELPVDDIPEDVAAPAEECGRMIGPGLAPAAVAAAAALFIAGHSIAGNDGLEPAISIAAGSAALVLIARLAALLRENEMLRRAVETGEEHFRALSESIDDAVLICDLDATVRHASAGALRTYRYTQDELLGRPLNEIIHPEDLPRVQQVFTEFLDEPSDVGPQDALRVSCRLRAADGTWLPTESTISRYKGSDGAPSRLLVTTRDLSERAALQRQVAHLTFHDGLTGLPNRSYFEERTREVLSRQASGGKAAVVFVDIDGFTAVNDSDGHAAGDQVLAQAARRLRANVQADDTVARWGGDEFAVLVQLPPDDRETRATVELAGRLLRVLSVDPYQVGNKHIVLTASVGIAFAADTEQPHGGGSDAGRRLRRGAAELIRNGDLAMARAKELGGGRVEVYAPHMHADVVRRLQLGSDLQAALAEEQFSVEFQPVVDLATSRVTGVEALLRWRRGSEAVPPEEFIGLAEESGLMIPLGDWMLREACREVARWRGDSWDVGLSVNFTARQIAAPRFVESVAAALAETGLPPQALTLEVREEVLVEDADQNVERLSQLRDLGVRLAIDDFGTGYASLAYLGQLPVDIIKIDPSFVAGLGSDETLTLLTRTIVRLGSDLGLTVVAEGIERPEQLELLREMGCPRGQGFLVARPMAARRVESLVRTNLAGKARPGDVPLPLPG, encoded by the coding sequence ATGAGCGGCGACTACGCCAGGCGGGTACCGCCGCGTGCGCTGCCGGTCGCCTTGGCGGCGATCGTCGGTGTGCTGTACGCCACCGGCTCGCTGCTCGGCTGGGGCGGCCGCGCCTTCATCGCCTGGACCGAGGCCGGCGCCGCGGGCGCCGCCGCGATCTCCCTGCTGCTGTCGTCCCGGCGCCCCGACGGCCCGTCCGCCGACCCGGCCGGCGCTCCCGGCGGCATCTGGCGCGCGTCCTGGCGGTGGTACGGAATCGCCGCCGCCTCCTGGTTCGTCGGCGCGGTCGGCGGAGCGCTGGCGTACGGCTCGGGGCGCAGCGCCCTGTCGCTGTCGGTCCCCGACCTGTTCTACCTGGTCGCGCTGGTCGCGCTCGTCATCGGTCTGGTCGCGCCGATCCGGCTGCCCCGCGACGCGGGGACGTGGCTGCGCTACGCCGCCGACACCTACGTCTGCGCGTGCGCGCTGTTCGTCCTCGGCTGGGTGGCGCTGTTCGGGAACCTCTACCACCGGTCGGGGGAGTCGCCGCCGGAGTTCCTGCTCGAACTGCTGTACCCGCTGATCGACATCGTGTTCGTCTGCGGGGCGCTGCCGTTCGTCCTCGGCGCCGCGCGCGGGCACCGCCGCCTCGCCTGGATGGGGTACGGCGCGCTGGCCGCCATAGCGGCGGCCGACATCGTGACCACGTTCGTCAGGCTGGACGGGGGCGGCTCCGCCGAGGACCCCTCCGACATCCTGCGCCTCGCCGGCCTGCTGCTCCTGCTGCTGGTGCCGTGGACGGGCCCGGCCGCCGAGCCGGAGCTGCCCGTCGACGACATCCCCGAGGACGTCGCGGCGCCCGCCGAGGAGTGCGGCCGCATGATCGGCCCCGGTCTCGCGCCCGCCGCGGTGGCCGCCGCGGCGGCGCTGTTCATCGCGGGCCACTCGATCGCCGGCAACGACGGCCTGGAGCCGGCGATCTCGATCGCCGCGGGCTCGGCCGCGCTGGTGCTGATCGCCCGCCTCGCCGCGCTGCTGCGGGAGAACGAGATGCTGCGCCGGGCCGTGGAGACCGGCGAGGAGCACTTCCGGGCCCTGTCGGAGAGCATCGACGACGCGGTGCTCATCTGCGATCTGGACGCCACCGTACGGCATGCCAGCGCGGGCGCCCTGCGGACCTACCGCTACACGCAGGACGAGCTGCTCGGCCGCCCCCTGAACGAGATCATCCACCCGGAGGACCTGCCGCGCGTCCAGCAGGTGTTCACCGAGTTCCTGGACGAGCCGTCCGACGTGGGGCCGCAGGACGCGCTGCGGGTGTCGTGCCGGCTGCGCGCGGCGGACGGGACGTGGCTGCCGACGGAGTCCACGATCTCCCGCTACAAGGGGTCGGACGGGGCGCCGTCCCGGCTGCTCGTCACCACCCGCGACCTGAGCGAGCGGGCGGCGCTGCAACGGCAGGTCGCCCACCTGACCTTCCACGACGGGCTGACGGGCCTGCCGAACCGGTCCTACTTCGAGGAGCGCACGCGGGAGGTGCTGTCGCGGCAGGCGTCCGGGGGCAAGGCCGCGGTCGTGTTCGTCGACATCGACGGGTTCACCGCCGTGAACGACTCCGACGGGCACGCGGCCGGCGACCAGGTGCTCGCGCAGGCGGCGCGGCGGCTGCGCGCGAACGTCCAGGCCGACGACACGGTGGCGCGGTGGGGCGGCGACGAGTTCGCCGTCCTGGTGCAGCTCCCGCCGGACGACCGTGAGACGCGGGCCACAGTCGAACTCGCCGGTCGGCTCCTTCGCGTGCTTTCGGTCGACCCTTACCAGGTAGGCAACAAGCACATCGTGCTGACGGCGAGTGTCGGCATCGCGTTCGCCGCCGACACGGAGCAGCCGCACGGCGGCGGATCGGACGCGGGACGCCGGCTCCGCCGCGGCGCCGCCGAACTGATCCGCAACGGCGACCTCGCGATGGCCCGCGCGAAGGAGCTCGGCGGCGGGCGCGTCGAGGTGTACGCGCCGCACATGCACGCCGACGTCGTCCGGCGTCTTCAGCTCGGCAGCGACCTGCAGGCGGCGCTCGCCGAGGAGCAGTTCTCGGTGGAGTTCCAGCCGGTCGTCGACCTGGCCACGTCCCGGGTGACCGGCGTGGAGGCGCTGCTGCGCTGGCGGCGGGGGAGCGAGGCGGTCCCGCCGGAGGAGTTCATCGGCCTGGCCGAGGAGTCCGGCCTGATGATCCCGCTCGGCGACTGGATGCTGCGGGAGGCGTGCCGGGAGGTCGCCCGCTGGCGCGGCGACTCGTGGGACGTGGGCCTGTCGGTGAACTTCACCGCCCGGCAGATCGCCGCGCCCCGGTTCGTGGAGTCGGTCGCGGCGGCGCTGGCGGAGACGGGGCTGCCGCCGCAGGCGCTCACGCTGGAGGTGCGCGAGGAGGTCCTCGTCGAGGACGCCGACCAGAACGTCGAGCGCCTGTCCCAGCTGCGCGACCTCGGCGTCCGGCTCGCGATCGACGACTTCGGCACCGGGTACGCCTCGCTGGCCTACCTCGGGCAGCTCCCGGTCGACATCATCAAGATCGACCCGTCGTTCGTGGCGGGGCTCGGCTCGGACGAGACCCTGACGCTGCTCACCCGGACGATCGTGCGGCTCGGCAGCGACCTCGGGCTGACCGTGGTGGCGGAGGGCATCGAGCGGCCCGAGCAGCTGGAGCTGCTGCGGGAGATGGGGTGCCCGCGCGGCCAGGGGTTCCTCGTCGCGCGGCCGATGGCTGCGCGGCGGGTCGAGTCGCTGGTGCGGACGAACCTCGCGGGCAAGGCCCGTCCGGGCGACGTCCCGCTCCCGCTGCCGGGGTGA
- a CDS encoding DUF6458 family protein — MTIGGSIALIIIGAILAYAVNYDISGIDIRLVGVILMIGGVIGLVIGIVRMMSARRAVDRRPPPAAVREEYYPDEYEARRRY, encoded by the coding sequence GTGACCATCGGCGGCAGCATCGCCCTGATCATTATCGGCGCGATCCTGGCATATGCAGTCAACTACGACATCAGCGGCATCGACATCCGGCTGGTCGGCGTCATCCTGATGATCGGCGGCGTCATCGGCCTGGTCATCGGCATCGTGCGGATGATGTCCGCCCGCCGCGCCGTCGACCGCCGGCCCCCGCCCGCGGCCGTGCGCGAGGAGTACTACCCCGACGAGTACGAGGCCCGCCGCCGCTACTGA
- the gatC gene encoding Asp-tRNA(Asn)/Glu-tRNA(Gln) amidotransferase subunit GatC has product MSAITRDEVSHLARLSRLALGDDELDHLAAQLDQIISAVARVQEVAAEDIPPTSHALPLTNVYRTDEVRQCLRPEQALAGAPAAEEQRFRVPRILDEEA; this is encoded by the coding sequence ATGTCCGCCATCACCCGTGACGAGGTGTCGCATCTCGCCCGGCTGTCCCGGCTGGCGCTCGGCGACGATGAGCTCGACCATCTCGCCGCCCAGCTCGACCAGATCATCTCCGCGGTCGCGCGGGTGCAGGAGGTCGCGGCGGAGGACATCCCGCCCACCTCGCACGCGCTGCCGCTGACCAACGTCTACCGGACGGACGAGGTGCGGCAGTGCCTCCGGCCCGAGCAGGCCCTCGCCGGCGCCCCGGCCGCCGAGGAGCAGCGCTTCCGCGTGCCGCGGATCCTCGATGAGGAGGCCTGA
- the gatB gene encoding Asp-tRNA(Asn)/Glu-tRNA(Gln) amidotransferase subunit GatB → MDYDEALAKYEPVLGIETHIELGTASKMFCGCPTAFGAEPNTQVCPVCLGLPGSLPVTNHAAIEGIIKIGLALNCDIVEWCRFARKNYFYPDMPKNFQISQYDEPLCVDGHLDVEVEGETYRIGIERVHMEEDTGKSLHVGGSTGRIHGAEYSLVDYNRAGIPLVEIVTKPIPATGDRAPLVARAYATELRELVRSLGVSDVRMEQGSMRCDVNVSLMPRGAEKWGTRTETKNVNSLRSVERSVRSEIERQAGVLDAGGSIVQETRHFHEDTGRTTSGRSKEEAQDYRYFPEPDLVPMAPAREWVEELRATLPELPAARRTRIQREWSLSDLELRDVVNAGAVDLIEATVAQGTDAAAARKWWMNELSRRATEQGVELAELPITPEQVARVQAMITAGELNDKLARKVFEGVLAGEGGPDEVVAARGLKVVSDDGELSSVIDQVIAGNADVADKIRAGKVAAAGALVGAVMKATRGQADAGRARELILEKLGAS, encoded by the coding sequence ATGGACTACGACGAGGCGCTGGCGAAGTACGAACCGGTGCTCGGCATCGAGACGCACATCGAGCTCGGCACCGCGTCCAAGATGTTCTGCGGGTGCCCGACGGCGTTCGGCGCGGAGCCGAACACGCAGGTGTGCCCGGTGTGCCTGGGGCTGCCGGGTTCGCTGCCGGTCACCAACCACGCCGCGATCGAGGGCATCATCAAGATCGGCCTCGCGCTGAACTGCGACATCGTGGAGTGGTGCCGGTTCGCCCGGAAGAACTACTTCTATCCGGACATGCCGAAGAACTTCCAGATCTCGCAGTACGACGAGCCCCTCTGCGTGGACGGCCACCTGGACGTCGAGGTCGAGGGCGAGACGTACCGGATCGGGATCGAGCGCGTCCACATGGAGGAGGACACCGGAAAGTCGCTGCACGTCGGCGGCTCGACCGGGCGCATCCACGGCGCCGAGTACTCCCTCGTCGACTACAACCGGGCGGGCATCCCGCTCGTGGAGATCGTCACCAAGCCGATCCCCGCGACCGGCGACCGGGCGCCGCTGGTGGCGCGGGCGTACGCGACGGAGCTGCGCGAGCTGGTCCGGTCGCTCGGCGTGTCGGACGTGCGCATGGAGCAGGGCTCGATGCGCTGCGACGTCAACGTCTCGCTGATGCCGCGCGGCGCCGAGAAGTGGGGCACCCGCACCGAGACCAAGAACGTCAACTCGCTGCGGTCGGTCGAGCGGTCCGTCCGGTCGGAGATCGAGCGGCAGGCGGGCGTGCTGGACGCCGGCGGCTCCATCGTGCAGGAGACGCGGCACTTCCACGAGGACACCGGCCGCACCACGAGCGGGCGCAGCAAGGAGGAGGCGCAGGACTACCGCTACTTCCCCGAGCCCGACCTGGTGCCGATGGCGCCGGCGCGGGAGTGGGTCGAGGAGCTGCGGGCCACCCTGCCGGAGCTTCCGGCGGCGCGCCGCACCCGCATCCAGCGGGAGTGGAGCCTGTCCGACCTGGAGCTGCGGGACGTCGTGAACGCCGGCGCCGTCGACCTCATCGAGGCGACGGTCGCGCAGGGCACCGACGCCGCCGCGGCCCGCAAGTGGTGGATGAACGAGCTGTCGCGCCGCGCCACCGAGCAGGGCGTCGAACTGGCCGAGCTGCCGATCACGCCCGAGCAGGTCGCCCGCGTCCAGGCGATGATCACTGCGGGCGAGCTGAACGACAAGCTGGCCCGCAAGGTGTTCGAGGGCGTCCTCGCGGGCGAGGGCGGCCCGGACGAGGTCGTCGCCGCGCGCGGCCTGAAGGTCGTCAGCGACGACGGTGAGCTGTCCTCGGTCATCGACCAGGTGATCGCCGGCAACGCGGACGTGGCCGACAAGATCCGCGCCGGAAAGGTCGCCGCCGCCGGCGCCCTGGTCGGCGCGGTGATGAAGGCCACCCGCGGCCAGGCCGACGCCGGCCGCGCCCGCGAGCTGATCCTGGAGAAGCTCGGCGCTTCCTGA
- the gatA gene encoding Asp-tRNA(Asn)/Glu-tRNA(Gln) amidotransferase subunit GatA, whose amino-acid sequence MSELVRKSAAELGELIASGEASAVEVAEAHLDRIAAVDGSVKAFLHVDRETTLAQARAVDERRAAGEELGPLAGVPIAHKDVFTTADMPTTAGSKILEGWRPPYDATVTSRLRQAGLVILGKTNMDEFAMGSSTENSAYFVSRNPWDLERVPGGSSGGSSAAVAAYEAPLSTGTDTGGSIRQPAAVTGIVGMKPTYGGSSRYGVIAFASSLDTPGPFARNVLDAALLHEAFSGHDVMDSTSVDQAVPPVVEAARRADVNGLRVGVVKEFAGDGYQAGVSARFNEAVELLESLGAKVVEVSCPNFSYALPAYYLIAPSECSSNLARFDAMRYGLRVGDDGSRSAEEVMALTRAEGFGPEVKRRIMLGTYALSSGYYDAYYGKAQQVRTLIKRDFEAAFEQVDVLVSPTTPTTAFPIGERADDPIAMYLADLCTIPANLTGNAAISVPCGLSDGLPVGLQIMAPVLGDDRVYRVGAAVERALEDRWGGPLLAEAPELVEAK is encoded by the coding sequence GTGAGTGAGCTGGTGAGGAAGAGCGCGGCGGAGCTCGGGGAGCTGATCGCCTCGGGTGAGGCGTCGGCCGTCGAGGTGGCCGAGGCGCACCTGGACCGCATCGCGGCGGTGGACGGCAGCGTCAAGGCGTTCCTGCACGTCGACCGCGAGACGACGCTGGCGCAGGCCCGCGCGGTGGACGAGCGGCGCGCGGCGGGGGAGGAGCTCGGCCCGCTGGCCGGCGTCCCCATCGCGCACAAGGACGTGTTCACCACCGCGGACATGCCCACCACCGCCGGGTCCAAGATCCTTGAGGGCTGGCGGCCGCCGTACGACGCGACCGTGACCTCGCGGCTGCGGCAGGCCGGGCTGGTGATCCTCGGCAAGACGAACATGGACGAGTTCGCGATGGGCTCCTCCACGGAGAACAGCGCCTACTTCGTCTCCCGCAACCCGTGGGACCTGGAACGCGTCCCGGGCGGGTCGTCCGGCGGGTCGTCGGCGGCGGTCGCGGCCTACGAGGCGCCGCTGTCCACCGGCACCGACACCGGCGGCTCCATCCGGCAGCCCGCCGCCGTCACCGGCATCGTCGGCATGAAGCCCACCTACGGCGGCTCGTCCCGCTACGGCGTCATCGCGTTCGCGTCCTCGCTCGACACGCCGGGCCCGTTCGCGCGCAACGTGCTGGACGCGGCGCTGCTGCACGAGGCGTTCAGCGGCCACGACGTGATGGACTCCACCTCCGTCGACCAGGCCGTCCCGCCGGTCGTGGAGGCCGCGCGCCGCGCCGACGTCAACGGTCTGCGCGTCGGGGTCGTGAAGGAGTTCGCGGGCGACGGCTACCAGGCGGGCGTGTCCGCGCGCTTCAACGAGGCGGTCGAGCTGCTGGAGTCCCTCGGCGCGAAGGTCGTCGAGGTGTCGTGCCCGAACTTCTCCTACGCGCTGCCCGCCTACTACCTGATCGCGCCGTCGGAGTGCTCGTCCAACCTCGCGCGCTTCGACGCGATGCGGTACGGCCTGCGCGTCGGCGACGACGGCAGCCGCAGCGCCGAGGAGGTCATGGCGCTGACCCGCGCGGAGGGCTTCGGGCCCGAGGTCAAGCGGCGGATCATGCTCGGCACCTACGCGCTGTCGTCGGGCTACTACGACGCCTACTACGGCAAGGCGCAGCAGGTCCGCACCCTGATCAAGCGCGACTTCGAGGCGGCGTTCGAGCAGGTGGACGTGCTGGTCTCGCCGACCACGCCGACCACCGCGTTCCCGATCGGCGAGCGCGCCGACGACCCGATCGCCATGTACCTGGCCGACCTGTGCACGATCCCGGCCAACCTCACCGGCAACGCCGCGATCTCGGTGCCGTGCGGCCTGTCGGACGGCCTGCCCGTCGGCCTGCAGATCATGGCCCCCGTCCTCGGCGACGACCGCGTCTACCGCGTCGGCGCCGCCGTCGAGCGGGCCCTCGAAGACCGCTGGGGCGGCCCGCTGCTGGCCGAGGCCCCGGAACTGGTGGAGGCGAAGTGA
- a CDS encoding PQQ-dependent sugar dehydrogenase: MRQHTILAPVALASAALLAACSSSPSGGGEGRTPPPASSTPSGTAGGGPGMPRTVTAGLKVPWAVAFLPGGDALVTERDTARLLRVTPSGRKTAVGTVPGVDAQGEGGLLGVAVSPSYGTDHFVYLYYTAASDNRVVRATYDTRLGDLRPIVTGIPKGAVHNGGRLAFGPDKMLYVTTGETGEGGTAQDRNSLGGKILRVTPEGAPAPGNPFGDRVWTYGHRNVQGLAWDGAGRMYATEFGQDRFDEINLIRKGGNYGWPVVEGVGNRKGFTDPLLTWTTGQASPSGLAYANGSLWAAALRGERLWQVPLANGKAGRPISRFQGRYGRLRAVVRAPGGSLWVTTSNQDGRGTPRPGDDRILTVPLR; this comes from the coding sequence ATGCGACAGCACACGATCCTCGCCCCGGTCGCCCTTGCCTCGGCGGCGCTGCTGGCGGCCTGCTCGTCCTCGCCGTCCGGGGGCGGAGAAGGCCGGACCCCGCCGCCGGCGTCCAGCACCCCGTCCGGGACGGCCGGCGGCGGGCCGGGCATGCCCCGCACCGTCACCGCCGGCCTCAAGGTGCCGTGGGCCGTGGCGTTCCTGCCCGGAGGCGACGCCCTGGTCACCGAACGGGACACCGCCCGGCTCCTGCGCGTCACGCCGTCCGGGCGCAAGACGGCGGTCGGCACGGTGCCCGGCGTGGACGCGCAAGGTGAGGGCGGCCTCCTCGGCGTCGCGGTCTCCCCCTCTTACGGCACCGACCATTTCGTCTACCTCTACTACACCGCCGCGTCCGACAACCGTGTCGTGCGCGCCACCTATGACACCCGTCTCGGCGACCTGAGGCCGATCGTCACCGGCATCCCCAAGGGCGCCGTCCACAACGGCGGGCGCCTGGCGTTCGGCCCGGACAAGATGCTCTATGTCACCACCGGGGAGACCGGCGAGGGCGGCACGGCGCAGGACAGGAACTCCCTTGGCGGCAAGATCCTCCGGGTCACCCCCGAGGGCGCGCCCGCGCCCGGCAACCCGTTCGGCGACCGCGTCTGGACCTACGGGCACCGCAACGTCCAGGGCCTCGCCTGGGACGGCGCGGGCCGCATGTACGCCACCGAGTTCGGCCAGGACCGCTTCGACGAGATCAACCTGATCCGCAAGGGCGGCAACTACGGCTGGCCGGTGGTCGAGGGTGTCGGCAACCGCAAGGGCTTCACCGACCCGCTGCTGACCTGGACGACCGGCCAGGCGTCACCGTCCGGCCTCGCCTACGCGAACGGTTCCCTGTGGGCCGCCGCGCTCCGCGGCGAGCGCCTCTGGCAGGTCCCGCTGGCCAACGGCAAGGCAGGACGCCCCATCTCCCGCTTCCAGGGCCGCTACGGACGGCTGCGCGCGGTCGTCCGCGCCCCGGGCGGCTCGCTGTGGGTGACCACCAGCAACCAGGACGGCCGAGGCACCCCCCGCCCAGGCGACGACCGCATCCTCACCGTCCCCCTCCGCTAA